One genomic window of Erinaceus europaeus chromosome 7, mEriEur2.1, whole genome shotgun sequence includes the following:
- the SNED1 gene encoding sushi, nidogen and EGF-like domain-containing protein 1 isoform X1: protein MPVAAAWPLLLAAALGLGARGARGAVALADFYPFGAEQGDAVTPRQDDGGSGLRPLSQPFPFFGAQHTGLYVNNNGIVSFLKEVSQFTPAAFPIAKDRCVVAAFWADVDNRRAGDVFYREAVDPSTLSRASSDVRRYFPELPDFSATWVFVATWYRVTFFGGSSSSPVNTFQTVLITDGKLSFTIFNYESITWTTGTHASSGGNSSGLGGIAAQAGFNAGDGQRFFSIPGSRTADMAEVEATTNVGEPGRWAFRIDDAQVRVGGCGQTTSVCLTLRPCLNGGACIEDCVTGNPSYTCSCPAGFTGRRCHLELDQCTSNPCQNGGTCSHGDHSFSCQCPMGFGGPTCETDVDECGSSPCLNRGSCVDGVGGFTCLCAPPFEGPRCESGSPQQPDACLSAPCQNGGTCVPTDSGSYLCECPEGVSGPDCRDTGPPESCACQNGGHCPGANSTACQCPPGFFGLLCEFEVTATPCNMNAQCPDGGYCMEYGGSYLCVCHTGHGASQRPSLPPASTSPCDSDPCINGGSCDAQNDTYTCQCPHSFHGQHCEKARPRPCSSGPCRNGGTCEEAAGGYRCSCPYRFTGRHCEIGKPDSCASGPCHNGGTCFHYIGKYKCDCPPGFSGRHCEIAPSPCFRSPCANGGTCEDLSTDFSCHCPAGFTGRRCQAELDCGPPEAVEHASLRFNGTGPGAVALYTCYRGYSLRGRDAGQRHARVCQPQGQWSAAPQCHEVDECLSQPCLHGGSCLDRVAGFLCVCSTGHEGARCERETDLCQAQPCRNGGSCRALPGAFVCQCPDHFTGAQCETELDACRCSPCQHGGRCEAGGGTYLCVCPEGFFGYHCETVSDPCFSSPCGARGYCLASNGSHSCTCKVGYTGRDCTTELSPPTGLEVQRAEESGLSISWHAPAGPAGQALDGYAVTYASADGGARRTDFVERGRSSHQLRALAAGRTYNVSVVSVKRNANRNDISRPAVLLARTRPHPVEGLEVTNVTASTVSVRWALHKIHHASVGGVRLSIRQPEAQEDQAADVGRGVDTFTFRALLPGRRHTIWVTALSGLGGAAPPTESLASRPLHVWTRPLPPGNLTATRVTATSAHVVWDPPPPGAPLEAYVINVTSGQSSKSRYVPNGRLAAYTVRDLLPARRYQLSVTAVQSAGDQLQHSEPAHLYIITSPKDTPDRRWHRDGLHPRVLRNRPPPARLPELRLLKDRSVPDPPTRAPRFSELMDGRGRVSSRLRDPPSQPVTSAPQPVAPIPLGNPEEAPQELRQALQLPGPGSDGDPEKAPGRCTCENGGTCMPGSGPDAAPSCDCSPGFKGRRCELACKKVPQPCTRLFSETKSFPVWEGGVCHHVYKRVYKVHQDTCFKESCERGAGGSKTPQGKPRHSPAPRKS, encoded by the exons GTGAACAACAATGGCATCGTCTCCTTCCTGAAGGAGGTCTCCCAGTTCACGCCGGCCGCCTTCCCCATCGCCAAGGACCGTTGTGTGGTGGCCGCCTTCTGGGCAGACGTGGACAACCGGCGGGCAGGCGACGTCTTCTACCGGGAGGCGGTGGACCCCAGCACGCTGAGCAGGGCCAGCTCCGATGTGCGCCGCTACTTTCCCGAGCTCCCCGACTTCTCCGCCACCTGGGTCTTCGTAGCCACCTGGTACCGCGTGACCTTCTTCGGAGGCAGCTCATCCTCACCT gtgaacACGTTCCAGACGGTGCTGATCACGGACGGCAAGCTGTCCTTCACCATCTTCAACTATGAGTCCATCACATGGACCACGGGCACGCATGCCAGCAGTGGGGGCAACTCCTCGGGCCTGGGGGGCATTGCAGCCCAG GCCGGCTTCAACGCGGGCGATGGGCAGCGGTTCTTCAGCATCCCCGGCTCGCGCACAGCGGACATGGCCGAGGTGGAGGCCACCACCAACGTGGGCGAGCCGGGCCGCTGGGCATTTCGAATCGATGACGCCCAGGTGCGCGTGGGGGGCTGCGGCCAAACAA CCTCCGTGTGCCTGACCCTGCGACCCTGCCTCAACGGGGGTGCATGCATCGAGGACTGCGTCACAGGAAACCCCTCCTACACCTGCTCCTGCCCCGCGGGCTTCACCGGGAGAAGATGCCACctgg AGCTGGACCAGTGTACCTCGAACCCCTGTCAGAATGGCGGCACCTGTTCCCATGGTGACCACAGCTTCAGCTGCCAGTGCCCCATGGGTTTTGGGGGTCCCACCTGCGAGACAG ACGTGGACGAGTGTGGCTCCAGCCCCTGCTTGAACAGGGGCTCCTGTGTAGATGGTGTGGGGGGCTTCACCTGCCTGTGCGCCCCGCCCTTCGAGGGACCCCGCTGCGAGTCAG gaaGCCCCCAGCAGCCCGATGCCTGCCTCTCAGCCCCCTGCCAGAATGGGGGGACCTGTGTCCCTACAGACAGCGGCAGCTACCTGTGCGAGTGCCCTGAGGGCGTCTCGGGCCCCGACTGCAGGGACA CAGGACCCCCGGAGTCATGCGCGTGCCAGAATGGCGGCCACTGCCCGGGGGCAAACTCCACCGCCTGCCAGTGTCCCCCTGGCTTCTTTGGGCTCCTCTGCGAGTTTG aggtcaCGGCCACGCCCTGCAACATGAACGCCCAGTGCCCAGACGGCGGCTACTGCATGGAGTACGGCGGCAGCTACCTCTGCGTGTGCCACACGGGCCATGGTGCCAGCCAGC GACCCTCTCTGCCCCCAGCATCCACCTCGCCCTGCGACTCAGACCCCTGCATCAATGGAGGCTCCTGCGACGCCCAGAATGACACCTACACGTGCCAGTGCCCTCACAGCTTCCACGGGCAGCACTGCGAGAAAG cccgGCCACGCCCATGCAGCTCAGGACCCTGTCGCAACGGGGGCACTTGTGAGGAGGCAGCCGGTGGCTACCGCTGCAGCTGCCCATACCGCTTCACTGGGAGGCACTGCGAGATTG GGAAGCCAGACTCCTGCGCCTCGGGGCCCTGTCACAACGGAGGCACCTGCTTCCACTACATTGGGAAGTACAAGTGTGACTGTCCCCCTGGCTTCTCTGGACGGCACTGCGagatcg CTCCCTCCCCCTGTTTCCGGAGCCCGTGTGCCAACGGGGGCACCTGTGAGGACCTAAGCACAGATTTCTCCTGCCACTGCCCAGCGGGGTTCACTGGGCGCCGTTGCCAGGCTG AGCTGGACTGCGGGCCCCCGGAGGCGGTGGAGCACGCCTCGCTGCGCTTCAACGGCACGGGGCCCGGCGCGGTGGCCCTGTACACGTGCTACCGCGGCTACAGCCTGCGTGGCCGGGACGCCGGACAGCGACACGCCCGGGTCTGCCAGCCCCAGGGCCAGTGGAGCGCCGCGCCCCAGTGCCACG AGGTGGACGAGTGCCTGTCACAGCCCTGCCTGCATGGGGGGTCCTGCCTGGACCGCGTGGCCGGCTTCCTGTGTGTCTGCAGCACTGGCCACGAGGGCGCCCGCTGTGAGCGGG AGACAGACCTGTGCCAGGCTCAGCCGTGCAGAAACGGGGGGTCGTGCAGGGCCCTCCCGGGGGCCTTTGTCTGCCAGTGCCCTGACCACTTCACGGGGGCCCAGTGCGAGACAG AGCTGGACGCCTGTCGCTGCAGCCCCTGCCAGCACGGCGGCCGGTGTGAGGCCGGCGGGGGGACCTACCTGTGTGTCTGCCCTGAGGGCTTCTTTGGCTACCACTGTGAGACCG TGAGTGACCCCTGCTTCTCCAGCCCGTGTGGGGCCCGCGGCTACTGCCTGGCCAGCAACGGGTCCCACAGCTGCACCTGCAAAGTGGGCTACACCGGCCGGGACTGCACCACAG AGCTGTCCCCACCGACCGGCCTGGAGGTTCAGCGGGCGGAGGAGAGCGGACTGTCCATCTCCTGGCATGCCCCCGCAGGCCCGGCGGGGCAGGCGCTGGATGGCTACGCGGTCACCTACGCCTCAGCGGACGGCGGGGCCAGGCGCACGGACTTCGTGGAGCGGGGCCGCTCTTCCCACCAGCTGCGGGCCCTGGCGGCTGGCCGCACCTACAACGTCTCGGTGGTCTCCGTCAAGCGCAACGCCAACAGGAATGACATCAGCCGTCCCGCCGTGCTGCTGGCCCGCACAC GACCCCACCCAGTGGAGGGCCTGGAGGTGACCAACGTGACGGCCAGCACGGTCTCGGTGAGGTGGGCCCTGCACAAGATCCACCATGCCTCCGTGGGCGGTGTCCGCCTCTCCATTCGCCAGCCCGAGGCCCAGGAGGATCAGGCCGCCGACGTGGGCAGGGGCGTGGACACGTTCACGTTCCG gGCCCTGCTGCCGGGACGCAGGCACACCATCTGGGTGACCGCCCTCAGTGGGCTGGGGGGCGCGGCCCCCCCCACCGAGAGCCTGGCCTCCAGGCCACTGCACGTGTGGACCC GGCCCCTGCCCCCCGGAAACCTGACGGCCACCCGTGTCACGGCCACCTCGGCCCACGTGGTCTGGGACCCGCCCCCACCCGGTGCCCCCCTGGAGGCCTACGTCATCAACGTGACCAGCGGCCAGAGCTCCAAGAGCCGCTACGTGCCCAACGGGCGCCTGGCCGCCTACACCGTGCGTGACCTGCTGCCCGCACGGCGTTACCAGCTCTCGGTCACGGCCGTGCAGAGTGCCGGGGACCAGCTGCAGCACAGCGAGCCCGCACACCTGTACATTATCACCt CCCCAAAGGACACCCCTGACCGCCGCTGGCACCGCGATGGGCTGCACCCACGGGTGCTCAGGAACAGACCCCCGCCCGCTCGCCTGCCCGAGCTGCGTCTGCTCAAGGACCGCAGTGTCCCTGACCCGCCCACCCGGGCCCCCAG GTTCTCGGAGCTGATGGACGGCCGGGGGCGTGTGAGCTCCAGGCTCAGGGACCCGCCCAGCCAGCCGGTCACCTCGGCGCCCC AACCCGTGGCCCCCATTCCACTCGGGAACCCCGAGGAGGCCCCCCAGGAGCTTCGCCAGGCCCTGCAGCTCCCTGGACCCGGCAGTGATGGGGACCCTGAGA AGGCTCCCGGGCGCTGCACCTGTGAGAACGGAGGCACCTGTATGCCCGGGTCCGGCCCAGATGCTGCTCCCAGCTGTGACTGCAGCCCAGGGTTCAAGGGGAGGCGATGCGAACTGG CCTGTAAGAAGGTGCCTCAGCCCTGCACGCGGCTCTTCTCAGAGACCAAGTCCTTCCCCGTCTGGGAGGGAGGCGTCTGCCACCACGT GTACAAGCGGGTCTACAAGGTTCACCAGGACACCTGCTTCAAGGAGAGCTGCGAGCGCGGAGCTGGGGGCAGCAAGACGCCTCAAGG GAAGCCGCGTCACAGCCCCGCACCAAGGAAGTCTTAA
- the SNED1 gene encoding sushi, nidogen and EGF-like domain-containing protein 1 isoform X4, producing MPVAAAWPLLLAAALGLGARGARGAVALADFYPFGAEQGDAVTPRQDDGGSGLRPLSQPFPFFGAQHTGLYVNNNGIVSFLKEVSQFTPAAFPIAKDRCVVAAFWADVDNRRAGDVFYREAVDPSTLSRASSDVRRYFPELPDFSATWVFVATWYRVTFFGGSSSSPVNTFQTVLITDGKLSFTIFNYESITWTTGTHASSGGNSSGLGGIAAQAGFNAGDGQRFFSIPGSRTADMAEVEATTNVGEPGRWAFRIDDAQVRVGGCGQTTSVCLTLRPCLNGGACIEDCVTGNPSYTCSCPAGFTGRRCHLELDQCTSNPCQNGGTCSHGDHSFSCQCPMGFGGPTCETDVDECGSSPCLNRGSCVDGVGGFTCLCAPPFEGPRCESGSPQQPDACLSAPCQNGGTCVPTDSGSYLCECPEGVSGPDCRDTGPPESCACQNGGHCPGANSTACQCPPGFFGLLCEFEVTATPCNMNAQCPDGGYCMEYGGSYLCVCHTGHGASQRPSLPPASTSPCDSDPCINGGSCDAQNDTYTCQCPHSFHGQHCEKARPRPCSSGPCRNGGTCEEAAGGYRCSCPYRFTGRHCEIGKPDSCASGPCHNGGTCFHYIGKYKCDCPPGFSGRHCEIAPSPCFRSPCANGGTCEDLSTDFSCHCPAGFTGRRCQAEVDECLSQPCLHGGSCLDRVAGFLCVCSTGHEGARCERETDLCQAQPCRNGGSCRALPGAFVCQCPDHFTGAQCETELDACRCSPCQHGGRCEAGGGTYLCVCPEGFFGYHCETVSDPCFSSPCGARGYCLASNGSHSCTCKVGYTGRDCTTELSPPTGLEVQRAEESGLSISWHAPAGPAGQALDGYAVTYASADGGARRTDFVERGRSSHQLRALAAGRTYNVSVVSVKRNANRNDISRPAVLLARTRPHPVEGLEVTNVTASTVSVRWALHKIHHASVGGVRLSIRQPEAQEDQAADVGRGVDTFTFRALLPGRRHTIWVTALSGLGGAAPPTESLASRPLHVWTRPLPPGNLTATRVTATSAHVVWDPPPPGAPLEAYVINVTSGQSSKSRYVPNGRLAAYTVRDLLPARRYQLSVTAVQSAGDQLQHSEPAHLYIITSPKDTPDRRWHRDGLHPRVLRNRPPPARLPELRLLKDRSVPDPPTRAPRFSELMDGRGRVSSRLRDPPSQPVTSAPQPVAPIPLGNPEEAPQELRQALQLPGPGSDGDPEKAPGRCTCENGGTCMPGSGPDAAPSCDCSPGFKGRRCELACKKVPQPCTRLFSETKSFPVWEGGVCHHVYKRVYKVHQDTCFKESCERGAGGSKTPQGKPRHSPAPRKS from the exons GTGAACAACAATGGCATCGTCTCCTTCCTGAAGGAGGTCTCCCAGTTCACGCCGGCCGCCTTCCCCATCGCCAAGGACCGTTGTGTGGTGGCCGCCTTCTGGGCAGACGTGGACAACCGGCGGGCAGGCGACGTCTTCTACCGGGAGGCGGTGGACCCCAGCACGCTGAGCAGGGCCAGCTCCGATGTGCGCCGCTACTTTCCCGAGCTCCCCGACTTCTCCGCCACCTGGGTCTTCGTAGCCACCTGGTACCGCGTGACCTTCTTCGGAGGCAGCTCATCCTCACCT gtgaacACGTTCCAGACGGTGCTGATCACGGACGGCAAGCTGTCCTTCACCATCTTCAACTATGAGTCCATCACATGGACCACGGGCACGCATGCCAGCAGTGGGGGCAACTCCTCGGGCCTGGGGGGCATTGCAGCCCAG GCCGGCTTCAACGCGGGCGATGGGCAGCGGTTCTTCAGCATCCCCGGCTCGCGCACAGCGGACATGGCCGAGGTGGAGGCCACCACCAACGTGGGCGAGCCGGGCCGCTGGGCATTTCGAATCGATGACGCCCAGGTGCGCGTGGGGGGCTGCGGCCAAACAA CCTCCGTGTGCCTGACCCTGCGACCCTGCCTCAACGGGGGTGCATGCATCGAGGACTGCGTCACAGGAAACCCCTCCTACACCTGCTCCTGCCCCGCGGGCTTCACCGGGAGAAGATGCCACctgg AGCTGGACCAGTGTACCTCGAACCCCTGTCAGAATGGCGGCACCTGTTCCCATGGTGACCACAGCTTCAGCTGCCAGTGCCCCATGGGTTTTGGGGGTCCCACCTGCGAGACAG ACGTGGACGAGTGTGGCTCCAGCCCCTGCTTGAACAGGGGCTCCTGTGTAGATGGTGTGGGGGGCTTCACCTGCCTGTGCGCCCCGCCCTTCGAGGGACCCCGCTGCGAGTCAG gaaGCCCCCAGCAGCCCGATGCCTGCCTCTCAGCCCCCTGCCAGAATGGGGGGACCTGTGTCCCTACAGACAGCGGCAGCTACCTGTGCGAGTGCCCTGAGGGCGTCTCGGGCCCCGACTGCAGGGACA CAGGACCCCCGGAGTCATGCGCGTGCCAGAATGGCGGCCACTGCCCGGGGGCAAACTCCACCGCCTGCCAGTGTCCCCCTGGCTTCTTTGGGCTCCTCTGCGAGTTTG aggtcaCGGCCACGCCCTGCAACATGAACGCCCAGTGCCCAGACGGCGGCTACTGCATGGAGTACGGCGGCAGCTACCTCTGCGTGTGCCACACGGGCCATGGTGCCAGCCAGC GACCCTCTCTGCCCCCAGCATCCACCTCGCCCTGCGACTCAGACCCCTGCATCAATGGAGGCTCCTGCGACGCCCAGAATGACACCTACACGTGCCAGTGCCCTCACAGCTTCCACGGGCAGCACTGCGAGAAAG cccgGCCACGCCCATGCAGCTCAGGACCCTGTCGCAACGGGGGCACTTGTGAGGAGGCAGCCGGTGGCTACCGCTGCAGCTGCCCATACCGCTTCACTGGGAGGCACTGCGAGATTG GGAAGCCAGACTCCTGCGCCTCGGGGCCCTGTCACAACGGAGGCACCTGCTTCCACTACATTGGGAAGTACAAGTGTGACTGTCCCCCTGGCTTCTCTGGACGGCACTGCGagatcg CTCCCTCCCCCTGTTTCCGGAGCCCGTGTGCCAACGGGGGCACCTGTGAGGACCTAAGCACAGATTTCTCCTGCCACTGCCCAGCGGGGTTCACTGGGCGCCGTTGCCAGGCTG AGGTGGACGAGTGCCTGTCACAGCCCTGCCTGCATGGGGGGTCCTGCCTGGACCGCGTGGCCGGCTTCCTGTGTGTCTGCAGCACTGGCCACGAGGGCGCCCGCTGTGAGCGGG AGACAGACCTGTGCCAGGCTCAGCCGTGCAGAAACGGGGGGTCGTGCAGGGCCCTCCCGGGGGCCTTTGTCTGCCAGTGCCCTGACCACTTCACGGGGGCCCAGTGCGAGACAG AGCTGGACGCCTGTCGCTGCAGCCCCTGCCAGCACGGCGGCCGGTGTGAGGCCGGCGGGGGGACCTACCTGTGTGTCTGCCCTGAGGGCTTCTTTGGCTACCACTGTGAGACCG TGAGTGACCCCTGCTTCTCCAGCCCGTGTGGGGCCCGCGGCTACTGCCTGGCCAGCAACGGGTCCCACAGCTGCACCTGCAAAGTGGGCTACACCGGCCGGGACTGCACCACAG AGCTGTCCCCACCGACCGGCCTGGAGGTTCAGCGGGCGGAGGAGAGCGGACTGTCCATCTCCTGGCATGCCCCCGCAGGCCCGGCGGGGCAGGCGCTGGATGGCTACGCGGTCACCTACGCCTCAGCGGACGGCGGGGCCAGGCGCACGGACTTCGTGGAGCGGGGCCGCTCTTCCCACCAGCTGCGGGCCCTGGCGGCTGGCCGCACCTACAACGTCTCGGTGGTCTCCGTCAAGCGCAACGCCAACAGGAATGACATCAGCCGTCCCGCCGTGCTGCTGGCCCGCACAC GACCCCACCCAGTGGAGGGCCTGGAGGTGACCAACGTGACGGCCAGCACGGTCTCGGTGAGGTGGGCCCTGCACAAGATCCACCATGCCTCCGTGGGCGGTGTCCGCCTCTCCATTCGCCAGCCCGAGGCCCAGGAGGATCAGGCCGCCGACGTGGGCAGGGGCGTGGACACGTTCACGTTCCG gGCCCTGCTGCCGGGACGCAGGCACACCATCTGGGTGACCGCCCTCAGTGGGCTGGGGGGCGCGGCCCCCCCCACCGAGAGCCTGGCCTCCAGGCCACTGCACGTGTGGACCC GGCCCCTGCCCCCCGGAAACCTGACGGCCACCCGTGTCACGGCCACCTCGGCCCACGTGGTCTGGGACCCGCCCCCACCCGGTGCCCCCCTGGAGGCCTACGTCATCAACGTGACCAGCGGCCAGAGCTCCAAGAGCCGCTACGTGCCCAACGGGCGCCTGGCCGCCTACACCGTGCGTGACCTGCTGCCCGCACGGCGTTACCAGCTCTCGGTCACGGCCGTGCAGAGTGCCGGGGACCAGCTGCAGCACAGCGAGCCCGCACACCTGTACATTATCACCt CCCCAAAGGACACCCCTGACCGCCGCTGGCACCGCGATGGGCTGCACCCACGGGTGCTCAGGAACAGACCCCCGCCCGCTCGCCTGCCCGAGCTGCGTCTGCTCAAGGACCGCAGTGTCCCTGACCCGCCCACCCGGGCCCCCAG GTTCTCGGAGCTGATGGACGGCCGGGGGCGTGTGAGCTCCAGGCTCAGGGACCCGCCCAGCCAGCCGGTCACCTCGGCGCCCC AACCCGTGGCCCCCATTCCACTCGGGAACCCCGAGGAGGCCCCCCAGGAGCTTCGCCAGGCCCTGCAGCTCCCTGGACCCGGCAGTGATGGGGACCCTGAGA AGGCTCCCGGGCGCTGCACCTGTGAGAACGGAGGCACCTGTATGCCCGGGTCCGGCCCAGATGCTGCTCCCAGCTGTGACTGCAGCCCAGGGTTCAAGGGGAGGCGATGCGAACTGG CCTGTAAGAAGGTGCCTCAGCCCTGCACGCGGCTCTTCTCAGAGACCAAGTCCTTCCCCGTCTGGGAGGGAGGCGTCTGCCACCACGT GTACAAGCGGGTCTACAAGGTTCACCAGGACACCTGCTTCAAGGAGAGCTGCGAGCGCGGAGCTGGGGGCAGCAAGACGCCTCAAGG GAAGCCGCGTCACAGCCCCGCACCAAGGAAGTCTTAA